The following is a genomic window from Chloroflexota bacterium.
TCACCGATCTCAACGGCAATGACCTGTACACGTGGGCCGTCACCGTCTACCTCCTCACCGCGACGATCAGCGGGCCGATCTACGGCAAGCTGTCCGACCTCTTCGGTCGGCGGCCGATCGTGATCTGGGCGGTGGGACTCTTCCTCGTCAGTTCCGTCCTCGCCGGGCTCAGCCAGCAGATGTGGCAGCTCATCCTCTTCCGCGGCCTTCAGGGCCTCGGCGGCGGCGCGGTCTTCCCGATCGCGCTCGCCGTGGTCGCCGACCTCTACACGCCGGCCGAGCGCGGCAAATACCTCGGCCTCTTCGGGGCCGTGTTCGGTGTCGCGTCGCTCGTCGGACCGGGGATCGGCGGCTTCATCACGGACCAGTTCAGCTGGCACTGGATCTTCTTCGTCAACGTCCCGATCGGCCTCGTCTCGCTCATCATCCTCTGGCGCCTCCTGCCGCCGATCCGTCGACCCGAGGCGGCTCGCCACATCGACTACGTCGGGGCGCTGGTCTTCGCCCTGGCGATCGCGCCGTTCCTCATCGGCCTGACGAACAAGCAGAGCGGCCAGTGGACGGATCCCGCGGTCGGCGGGCTCATGGCCGTCGGCCTTGCCTTCGGTGCGCTGTTCGTCTTTATCGAATCGCGCGTCCCGGAGCCGATCGTCCCGCTCGACCTGTTCCGGATCCGGGCGTTCACGATCTCCGTGATCGCGATGTTCCTCGCTGCGTTCGGCTTCTTCACCGCGGTCATCTTCCTGCCGCGCTGGTTCCAGACCGTAGCCGGAGCGAGCGCCACCGAGTCCGGCTACAACCTCCTGCCGCTGCTCGCCGGCCTCATCGTCAGTGCGATCGCCTCGGGCCAGATCGTCGCCCGGACCGGTCGGTACAAGGTCCTCATGTTCGGGTCGCTGCTCCTCCTCAGCCTGGGACTCTGGCTCCTCACGGGCCTGCGGTCCGAGACGGACCGGCCCATCCTCTGGCTGTGGATGGTCCTGGCCGGGATCGGGATCGGTCCGTCGTTCGCGGTCTTCACCCTCATCGTTCAGAACACCGTCTCGCCGGATCGGATCGGGGTCGCGACGAGCAGCCTCACCTTCTTCCAGCAGATCGGCGGGACGGTGGGCCTGACAGTCGCCGGCACGATCTTCGCCGGCCGTCTGACGACGGAGATCCCCGCCCAGCTCATCGCCGCCGGCGTTCCCCAGCCGCTCGTCGCGCAGTTCGCCGCCGGCGGTGGCGGTGGGGGAGGGGCTGCCCTCGACCTGACGGGCACCGGCGATCTCGGTCTGCGGATCCTCGCGAGCCTGCCCGCTGCCGTGCGGCCGACGATCGAGCCGCTCATCCCGGCCATCGTGAACGGGATCCACGAGGCGTTCTCGATCGCCCTCGCCTCCACCTTCTGGGTGGGCATCGCCGGGGCGCTCGCGGCCGCTGTCATCGTCGTGTTCCTCCGCGAAGAACCGATGCGCACGACGTTCGAGTTCGCCGTCCCGGCAGCGGGGGAAGCGCTGGCCTGACCCGGCTGACGATGGGGGCCGGCGATGGGTGGCGGGCGGCGTGAGCCCGCGCGGTCCGAGACCCGTCACCAGGAGCCCGCGCAGTCGTGACCCGGCGCCACGAGCCCGCGCAAGGGGGGTATATGGCCAATCTCTCGCCAGGCGAACGCAGGGCCGCACCTCGGCGGACCGCCAGCTCGTCAGGCTCCAGATTGGACACGTTCGAGAGCCGACCCAAGCGTGGGTGAGCACGGATCGGACCGGCCGCGCTCGCTCGATCGCACCGGATCCGGCTCCGCGAGTGTCACTGCGTTCCCTCCACGTGAATCTGGCCAGATGATCCGATCAGGCCGGCACCTCGATCAGTCGCCAGACAGGCGGATCGATCTCCTTGAGCGAGACCTTGAGGGTGAAGACGACGCCGATCCGGGTGTGCATGGGGTCAGACTTCGCGAAGCAGCGAGCGCAACTCGGCGATCGCCGCGTCCACCTCGCGGCCGCGAGCCTCGATGATGTCGAGCAGCTCCTCCGGCGTCCGGGTGTCCACCTCCGTCCGGGCGTTCGGGTTGACGGCCTTGAGGTCGTAGCCGCGCCGCTCGATCTCCTCGCGCGATAGCGTCCACGAGTGGTCCGACCCGGCCCTCGACGGGAGCAAAGCGAAGAACTCGTCGAACCGGTCAACCGTCAGCGGCTGCTTCTTCGTCACCTTGACGTCGGAGAGGTCGTAGTACCAGACCCGCTCGGTCGGGCCGCCCCGCGTGAAGAAGAGGAGGTTCGTCTTCACGCCCGCACCAGCGGAGGAGAAGACGCCCGGCGGCAGCGAGAGGATGCACCACAGGTCGCAGTCGTCGAGGAGCTTGCGCTTGGTCTGGACGAACGCCGTCTCGGTCGTCCGGAACAGGACGCCCTCGTCGATGACCATCCCGCAGCGGCCTCCCGGCTTGAGCGCGCCGATGACGTGCTGGAGGAAGAGCACCTGGGTAGCGCCGGTCTTGTAGGCGAAGTTCGTCTGGGCTTCCTTGCCCTCCTTGCCACCGAACGGCGGGTTCATGAGCACCACATCGAACAGCGCCGGTGCACCGCTGAACAGCCCGCCGTAGACCTCCTGGCCGGTGAGCGTGTTGCCGTGCCAGATATGCGGCTGGTCGATGCCGTGGAGGACGAGGTTGGCGAGCGCGATCGGGTAGACGAGGTCCGCCTTCTCCCGACCCCAGAACGCGCCCTCGCGCAACGTCCGGAGTTGGTCCGCGGTCGCGCCCGGGCCGAGCCGCTCGCGCATCCACTCGAACGCCTGGGCGAGGAAGCCGCCGGTCCCGCAGCCGGGGTCGTAGACCGTCTCGCCGGCCTTCGGGTCGATCGCCCGGACCATCGCCCGGATGACCTGCCGCGGGGTGAAGAACTGGCCGCCGTCGTTGTTCTTCTCGCCCATCTTGAGGAGCAGGCCCTCGTAGGCCTGGCTCAGGGTGAAGAGGTGCGTCTGGTCCACGGCCTCGAGGCGGATCGCATCCACCCGATCGAGGATGTCGAGGAGGTTGCGCTCCGTGTCGACGCCGACCTTGTCGACGGCAGAGACGACCTGGCTGATGACGCGCTGTCGCGCGCTCGCGCCGGCCCGTTCGCCCAACCCGCGCAGGTACGGCAGCAGCTCTCCGTTGACGAACGGCAGGAACGCACCCATCGCGCCCTGGCCCAGTTCTATCCGTTTCGCGCCGTCCGGCGCGGCCCAGTCCCGCCAGCGGAACGGCGCGGCCAGCGATGGCCCGAAGCTCACGTCGAGCGCCGCCGCCTCCTCCGCCTCGAGCTCCTCCCGCTCGTCGAGGATGCGCAGGAAGAGCAGCCACGAGAGCTCCGGCACGTACTGGAGGGCGCCCGCGTAGTTCGACCGCCGCATGACGTCCGCGATCTGCTTGATCGCGGCGTTGACGGACGAGGGCGTGGCGAGGCGTCGAGTCGCAATCGTCATTCTGTTCAGATTATCGTCGGGCAATCGCCGGCGAAGGACGATGGGTCACGATGTGCTTGAGCATTCGCTTCAAGGTGCTGCCGCGGCGACTGGAACGTGATCGACCCAAAATCGGAATGGTGGCGCCTGCGCCACGCCGTTGAGCTCCATTGCGAGCTTGAACCCGCCTGGGTGTGGAATCGGGAATGGGCCTCGGACCGCCATGAGGGTCCGGAGGTCCTGGCCCGGCTTTGCGCCCGGCGGTCGGCCTGTCTCCATGGTGAACTCAAGGGCAACCGCCGCTTTCTCATCCTCATCGACGATCTTGAGCGTAACTGCGAACGTCCGGTTCGCTTCTCCCCACGCGACCAACACCGAACAGGCGATGTCGGCGTTGAGAACGGCGAACGGCTCAAAGGCCGGAGCCGTGTGACGCTCCACCCCACCCCCAAGGATGAAGATCTTGCCGTTCACAGCTTCGGCCCCATCGGCCAGGATCAGGAACTCCTGTTGCATCTCTCCTCGTCCTCTCTGCACCACCTGCTCTGCCTTGACCGTGTAATACACATCGTATTACAGTTGTCAATCACGACAGAGGACAACAGCGATGTGGCTTGACGTCATCGCGCTCGTCTTTGACCCTGTGAGCGAGGCAAAGCTCGCTCAACATCGGGTCTCCCTCGAGGAAACGCTCGAAGTGCTCGACGGGGAGCCTCGCTTCTTCGTCAACAGGCGCGGCCGCCGAGCCTCGCATGTGATGGTCGGCCCCACCGCGTCGGGGCGTTTGCTCGTCGTGCCGATCGAAGATTGGGGTCGCGCAGTCTGGCGTCCGGTCACTGCATTCGAAGCGAACAGCGGGCAGATCATGAGATACAGGAGGTCGCTATGAGTCACCCGGTCGATCCCGAAGAAGACGTCGAATTGGGCGCTCAGGTCGAAGCACGCACCCGCCCGACCGCCGGGGCGGTCATCGCGGTCCGCGTCCCTCGTGACTTGCTCGCGCGGATCACGGACTATGCGGTACTGCGTGGCATGACGGTCTCCGAAGTCATACGGGATGGCGCAGAGCGGCTCGTTGGCGGAACAGTCGCACTGTCCCACCACGTCACTGGACCACGGGTGGAGGGCCCTCGGGTCATCCCCGGCTCACCATCACGTGGCGGGAGCAGCCAGACCGTCGACGCAGACGAGGTGAGGGCTCGATAAACCGCCATGCAATCGACGACGAGGCCGTTGACGACGACGGACTCCCGATGCGGGAGCTCGACTCCTCGCGAACGATCCCCAACCCGTTCGCCGAACTCGGCCGAAACGGCACCACGATCAGCGTCGTTTCGGACGACCCGATGAGTCGGACCCACCTCGTGATCGCCACACGGCGGGGACGCAGGTGGTGGATCGGATTCCCGGAACTACCGATCCGCGACACCCGCGTCGCTCGAGGCAGGCTGACCGAGCACGCGAGGGCGATCGTCAGTGAGGCTCTGGGGGTCGATCCATCGAGCTTTAACCTCGAGGTTCGAATGCCCGCATTAGCTGCAGAACCGCCGATCGGCGGGAACGCCATGACTTCGAAGAAACGTGCGGCCGACCCTGACATTTCCGCTCGTTACGACGTGGGCGACGCGATCCCGATGCCAGCATCATCATCGTTGGATCAGTGACCGTGGAGCGTCAGCCGGTCGAGCCGAATGTCGTCAGAGAACTCGCACGATTGGGTCAGGAGGCGCAGCGATGGCTCTCGCAGCAAAGCCCGCGCCGCTAGCGCTCGTCCACTTCCTGGTCGTCTACAACGGACGGGAGCGGCGGATCGAACGACGCGAGGTCTTTCACGACGAAGAGCGCGCCATCGCCGCGTATACAGCCGCAGAAGGCGAGTACCGAGGCCGGGCCGAGGTCGAGGTGGTGCTCCTTGGCTCCGACTCCCTCGAGACGCTGCGCCAGACCCACGGGGTCTATTTTGAATCGGGGTCGGAGCCTGACCTTCCTTCGCTGCCTCCGTCCTGAGCCGATACCTCCCCGGATGTGCCTGAAGCTCGTGCTGACCGAGGGCGTTCCGCCGGACTGGCGTAACGCCCTCGGCGCCGCGCTGACGACCCCGTCGTTCGAGCGACTGTCGACCTTCGTCGCCGGTGAACGCGCCCGGACGGACACGGCGATCTACCCGGCTGAGACCGCCGTCTTCGCGGCTCTCCGGCTCACTCCGCTCGCCTCGGTCCGGGCAGTGATCCTCGGGCAGGACCCGTACCACGGCGAGGGTCAGGCGCACGGCCTCGCGTTCTCGGTGCCCATCGGGAAAGCTCCGCCGCCGTCGCTTCGCAATATCCTCGATGAGTGGCACGCGGATCTTGGTCTTCCGATGCCCGCCCGCGGCTCCCTCGAGCCCTGGGATCGCACGGAGTATTGCTCCTCAACGCGACGCTCACGGTCCGCCGAGGCAAGGCGAACAGCCATCACGGCCAGGGCTGGGAGGACCTCACGAACGAGATCGTCCGCGTCATCGCCGCGAAGCGCGAGCCGGTGGCGTTCCTCCTCTGGAGCAGAAGCGCCCAGCGCAAGCGAGGCCTCATCGGCGAATGGCACATCGTTGTCGAGTCGACGCATCCGTCGCCGCTATCGGCGCGACGGTCCTCCTCCGGGACCCCGCCGTTCATCGGGAGTCGCCCCTTCAGCGGGGCCAACACTGCTCTCAGGGAGCGCGGCGCGTCACCGATCGATTGGAGTCTTCGGTCGACCGACTGAGGCGCCCGATCATGGGGCAACGTCGGCGAAGGCCCGTCGGAGCATCGCAGCTGGCAGCGCCTCGATCGTTTCGAGCTCGGCTTCGATCGCCTGCGTCATCGAGTCGATCGCAGCGAGTCGGTCGCGAAGTTCGGCTGCGATCCGACGCTGCTCGTCGATGAGAGGCAACCGAACTGTCAGGCCCGCGAGGCGAATGGCCGGGAGATGCGCGATGGTGGTTGCCGCATGGTCTCCGGTGAACTCTCCCCGAAGAGCGCCCAACCAGAGTCGATACATGAGGAACCGAGGATCGGCGTGGTCGGCGATGGGCCTCAAGCGATGCAGGGCCTTCTGATAGCAGCAGCGGTTAATCTCGCCCGACCATATCGCGGCGCGACCCGGCTCTCCGCCCTCGCACACGAGGAGGTCGCCTGGTTGGAGCAGGAACTTGCGCTCCTCCTCTTCGGCAAAGTCCATCTCGTGGACTTCCGTTAGCTCGAACCGGTCCCACTGCACGTTGGCGTTGCGAAGATACGGAACCGGTCGAAGACCGGTCCTGCTCGCTGGCGACAGCATCTTTCCCAGCTGGATCTTCACAGCATCGCGAAGCTGGACTTCCTGCCAGCCGACGAGCGATCCCTCTAGCGCCTGAGCGAGGCATCCTTGAACGAGGCCGTGGGCGGTGTCGCGACGCGATGCGCTCGCGGCCCGGGCGCTATCGACGACGGCGAGTTGCTCGGCCACCTGAACGGCGACGCGATGCTGCTCCTCCGCATCGACTGGAAGATCGATCCGGACATCAAGGATCTCGTCAAGGCGAATGCGCGGCAACTGGCCCGGAGTCTCGTCGATCGGGGCTTTCGCGAGGAAGGTCGGACTACGCATGAACGCCGCCACATACTCCGGCACGATGGCGTCGCCGACCCGGAAGACGTATTGGTCCACTGAGCAGTAACCCTCGAAGTCGGCCACCCAGACCTTATTGAGATACGGGCGGAGGT
Proteins encoded in this region:
- a CDS encoding MFS transporter, with amino-acid sequence MTHSAVADDAAFNLTPRAKLEILGAILLALFLFALDQTVVGTALPRIVTDLNGNDLYTWAVTVYLLTATISGPIYGKLSDLFGRRPIVIWAVGLFLVSSVLAGLSQQMWQLILFRGLQGLGGGAVFPIALAVVADLYTPAERGKYLGLFGAVFGVASLVGPGIGGFITDQFSWHWIFFVNVPIGLVSLIILWRLLPPIRRPEAARHIDYVGALVFALAIAPFLIGLTNKQSGQWTDPAVGGLMAVGLAFGALFVFIESRVPEPIVPLDLFRIRAFTISVIAMFLAAFGFFTAVIFLPRWFQTVAGASATESGYNLLPLLAGLIVSAIASGQIVARTGRYKVLMFGSLLLLSLGLWLLTGLRSETDRPILWLWMVLAGIGIGPSFAVFTLIVQNTVSPDRIGVATSSLTFFQQIGGTVGLTVAGTIFAGRLTTEIPAQLIAAGVPQPLVAQFAAGGGGGGGAALDLTGTGDLGLRILASLPAAVRPTIEPLIPAIVNGIHEAFSIALASTFWVGIAGALAAAVIVVFLREEPMRTTFEFAVPAAGEALA
- a CDS encoding N-6 DNA methylase, which produces MTIATRRLATPSSVNAAIKQIADVMRRSNYAGALQYVPELSWLLFLRILDEREELEAEEAAALDVSFGPSLAAPFRWRDWAAPDGAKRIELGQGAMGAFLPFVNGELLPYLRGLGERAGASARQRVISQVVSAVDKVGVDTERNLLDILDRVDAIRLEAVDQTHLFTLSQAYEGLLLKMGEKNNDGGQFFTPRQVIRAMVRAIDPKAGETVYDPGCGTGGFLAQAFEWMRERLGPGATADQLRTLREGAFWGREKADLVYPIALANLVLHGIDQPHIWHGNTLTGQEVYGGLFSGAPALFDVVLMNPPFGGKEGKEAQTNFAYKTGATQVLFLQHVIGALKPGGRCGMVIDEGVLFRTTETAFVQTKRKLLDDCDLWCILSLPPGVFSSAGAGVKTNLLFFTRGGPTERVWYYDLSDVKVTKKQPLTVDRFDEFFALLPSRAGSDHSWTLSREEIERRGYDLKAVNPNARTEVDTRTPEELLDIIEARGREVDAAIAELRSLLREV
- a CDS encoding restriction endonuclease subunit S is translated as MADFEGYCSVDQYVFRVGDAIVPEYVAAFMRSPTFLAKAPIDETPGQLPRIRLDEILDVRIDLPVDAEEQHRVAVQVAEQLAVVDSARAASASRRDTAHGLVQGCLAQALEGSLVGWQEVQLRDAVKIQLGKMLSPASRTGLRPVPYLRNANVQWDRFELTEVHEMDFAEEEERKFLLQPGDLLVCEGGEPGRAAIWSGEINRCCYQKALHRLRPIADHADPRFLMYRLWLGALRGEFTGDHAATTIAHLPAIRLAGLTVRLPLIDEQRRIAAELRDRLAAIDSMTQAIEAELETIEALPAAMLRRAFADVAP